Within Enterobacter sp. RHBSTW-00175, the genomic segment CTATGCTCAATCAAGAACTGGAACTCAGTTTAAACATGGCTTTCGCCAGAGCGCGTGAGCACCGACATGAGTTTATGACCGTCGAGCATTTACTGCTCGCACTGCTTAGCAACCCATCCGCCCGCGAAGCGCTGGAAGCCTGCTCCGTGGATCTGGTGGCGCTACGTCAGGAACTCGAAGCCTTCATCGAACAAACCACACCGGTGCTGCCAGCCAGTGAAGAAGAGCGCGACACGCAGCCGACGCTCAGCTTCCAGCGGGTATTGCAGCGCGCGGTCTTCCACGTCCAGTCTTCCGGGCGTAGCGAAGTGACTGGTGCAAATGTGCTGGTTGCCATCTTTAGCGAGCAGGAGTCACAGGCTGCCTATCTGCTGCGCAAACACGAAGTCAGCCGACTCGACGTGGTTAACTTTATCTCTCACGGAACGCGAAAAGACGAGCCTAACCAGGCATCGGATTCCAGCAATCAGGTCAATAACAATGAAGAGCAAGCAGGCGGGGAGGATCGTATGGAAAACTTCACCACCAACCTTAACCAGCTTGCTCGCGTTGGCGGTATCGACCCGCTGATTGGCCGCGATAAAGAGCTGGAGCGCGCGATCCAGGTGCTGTGCCGTCGCCGCAAGAACAACCCGCTGCTGGTGGGTGAGTCTGGCGTGGGTAAAACTGCGATTGCCGAAGGGCTGGCCTGGCGTATTGTGCAGGGCGACGTGCCGGAAGTGATTGCCGATTGCACGATCTATTCGCTGGATATTGGTTCACTTCTGGCGGGCACCAAATACCGTGGTGATTTCGAAAAACGCTTTAAGGCGCTGTTAAAACAGCTGGAACAAGACACCAACAGCATTCTGTTTATCGATGAAATTCATACCATCATCGGCGCAGGTGCGGCCTCTGGTGGCCAGGTGGATGCCGCTAACCTGATCAAACCGCTGCTCTCCAGCGGCAAGATCCGCGTGATTGGCTCCACGACCTACCAGGAGTTCAGCAACATCTTTGAGAAAGACCGTGCGCTGGCGCGTCGCTTCCAGAAAATCGACGTGACTGAACCGTCCGTTGAGGAAACGGTGCAGATCATCAACGGCCTAAAACCGAAGTACGAAGCGCACCATGACGTGCGTTATACCGCGAAAGCGGTGCGTGCGGCGGTAGAGCTGGCGGTTAAATACATCAACGACCGTCATCTGCCTGATAAGGCAATTGACGTGATTGATGAGGCGGGTGCGCGCGCGCGCCTGATGCCAGCCAGCAAGCGTAAGAAAACCGTTAACGTGGCGGATATTGAGTCTGTAGTCGCCCGTATCGCGCGTATCCCTGAGAAGAGCGTTTCTCAGAGCGACCGCGACACGCTGCGTACGCTCGGCAATCGCCTGAAAATGCTGGTCTTTGGTCAGGATAAAGCCATTGAGGCCTTAACCGAGGCTATCAAGATGGCCCGTGCCGGACTGGGGCATGAGCATAAACCAGTGGGTTCCTTCCTGTTCGCCGGCCCGACCGGTGTGGGGAAAACCGAGGTGACGGTTCAGCTCTCTAAAGCGCTGGGCATTGAGCTGCTGCGTTTTGATATGTCCGAGTACATGGAGCGTCACACCGTCAGTCGTCTGATTGGTGCGCCTCCGGGATATGTGGGCTTCGACCAGGGGGGGCTGCTGACCGATGCGGTTATTAAGCATCCGCACGCGGTACTGCTGCTTGATGAAATCGAGAAAGCGCACCCTGACGTGTTCAACATCCTGTTGCAGGTGATGGACAACGGTACGCTGACCGATAACAACGGGCGCAAGGCGGACTTCCGCAATGTGGTGCTGGTGATGACCACCAACGCCGGGGTACGTGAAACCGAGCGTAAATCCATTGGGCTTATCCACCAGGATAACAGCACCGATGCGATGGAAGAGATCAAGAAGGTCTTTACGCCAGAATTCCGTAACCGTCTGGACAATATTATCTGGTTCGATCACCTGTCGACTGAGGTTATCCATCAGGTCGTGGATAAGTTTATCGTCGAGTTGCAGGTTCAGCTGGATCAGAAAGGCGTGTCGCTGGAAGTGAGCCAGGAGGCCCGCAACTGGCTGGCTGAGAAAGGCTACGACCGTGCGATGGGTGCGCGTCCAATGGCGCGTGTGATTCAGGACAACCTGAAGAAACCGCTGGCGAATGAACTGCTGTTTGGTTCGCTGGTGGATGGCGGCCAGGTGACGGTGGCGCTTGATCAGGCGAAGAGCGAGCTGACGTACGATTTTCAGAGTGCGGCGAAGCATAAGCCTGAAGCGGCTCACTAAGTTAAACGTTGAACTTAAAAACCGGGCATTTGCCCGGTTTTTTTATGCCTGCAAGGTAAAAGCAAAACGGCAACGGCGTTGTCGTTTTTAGTGTTTGTTCCCTCTCCCTGTGGGAGAGGGTTAGGGTGAGGGCATCAGGACGCAGAGGAATTTTGCGAGGCGCTTTCCAGTTTCTTTCGAAGTCAGTTGCTGGATAAATCCACAGTAATAAAATGGCGGCGCACCTGCAAAATCAGGTGCCGGGATTGGCGTCCTGATTACACACTAGAAATGATGTTGATGCGTCAACTATCATCAGGTTCGTTCACACTTTTGAAAGCTAGCGATATAATCCGCAGACTCAATTATGGTGGGCTGAACCGGGGCTTCTTTTGAAGCGCCGATTTTCCCGTGTGGGTCGGTACGCCAAACCGGTTCAGTCTGCCACCTGAGTTGGCGTTCGGGTGGAGATCTCATAATTTCACACGGAGTCATAACCAAATGGAACATAACAATTTTTCACAGCTATACACCGAACTCTCCCTCAATCCCGATCTCCCAACGCTTGCTGAGCGTTGCAAACTGCTCACTGAAATCCTTCTGGACTGCAAATCACTTCCGCAGACTCAGCCTGTTTGTCGTTGTCTGGGGGCGTACCTCGAAGACGTTAAAACCGGCCTCGCAGAATCAATGCGAGATTTTCAGGTCGTTGAATTTGAAGCGGAAGAAGAACTGCCGGGCAAAAAAGAGTGGCTACTGGAAGATACGGAAACGAAGTGCGATTACTGCCGGGCTCTGAACCATGTGCTGCTCATATCACATTTTGACCTCGACATGCTGCCGCACCTCTCGGGATTGCTTCATGACATCACGCATTCAATGGCGACAGATTTGGTGGCATCCGGTGGTGAAAACACTGTGATCCATATTATTTCCTGAGTGCGGACTTGAGCGTCGGGGAACAACCCCGGCGCTTTGTGGATGAACCCTTTTTTTTGGTGACTTTATAACTTATTGATTTATAAAGACAGGATAGTCTCACTTGAAAAAAGGGTTTACTGTCTTAAAGTTGATTATTTTCTTTACGAACAATAAGATGGCGTAGATTCGTTTCAGTTCACTGCCGTACAGGCAGCTTAGAAATCAAGCCATACGACATCATGGTTAGATAACCTGTTCACTGCCGTACAGGCAGCTTAGAAACTGTAGAATTGTTTTCTCTTTGTCTACAACTAGTTCACTGCCGTACAGGCAGCTTAGAAATGAACGGATTTACCATCCGGCGAGATAATCACGTTCACTGCCGTACAGGCAGCTTAGAAATGATGGATTCATTGTCTCAGGGGGCTTAATGAGTTCACTGCCGTACAGGCAGCTTAGAAATTGCTCACTTGGGTGAACAGGCCGTACTCAATGTTCACTGCCGTACAGGCAGCTTAGAAATTTTTGAGGCCACGGAAGGCAAGACGTGAAATGTTCACTGCCGTACAGGCAGCTTAGAAATTTACCATCAAGCCAGTACAGCATTGCAATCGGTTCACTGCCGTACAGGCAGCTTAGAAAACCGAAAAGAATGGCCGCAACGATATTTGGATGTTCACTGCCGTACAGGCAGCTTAGAAAGAAGGCCGTCGATATGTCCCGCGCTAACAACCGTTCACTGCCGTACAGGCAGCTTAGAAATTCCCACTGCGCACCATTTTTGCGGGCAAAGCGTTCACTGCCGTACAGGCAGCTTAGAAATGAATAGCCGAAGTCAAGAGCGCTCAGCACTTGTTCACTGCCGTACAGGCAGCTTAGAAATATCCCAGAAGTTTGAGAGTCTCCCGACTCTTGTTCACTGCCGTACAGGCAGCTTAGAAAGCATGGCGTCTGAAGTGTGGGTCACGTTTAACGTTCACTGCCGTACAGGCAGCAAAACTAAAACTAACCCTCTAAAACATTTATGGTATCTATTTAAAACTTAATATCAGCAAATCTGCACTCTTTATTTTTTTCACAATAAATAAAAAATTCATTCATATATTAATTATATTTCAATAAATATATTATTCGTATCAATAATGCATTGAATGTGGAAATATTTTTTTCGATTTATTATCGCGGTAATGACTATTCATTCGATTCCCGTCACAGTTGTTTTCATCTTATTTTCGATAACATACTGTACATTCAATGTCTTGAAATGAAAGCCCTTGCCATGGCAGTAAACAGCATTACTCCAACTGACTTAAAAACCATTCTGCATTCAAAACGTGCCAATATTTATTACCTGGAGAAATGTCGCATCCAGGTAAACGGTGGTCGCGTTGAATATGTTACTCAGGAAGGTAAAGAATCATTTTACTGGAATATTCCCATCGCCAATACCACAGCCGTCATGCTGGGCATGGGAACCTCCGTAACGCAAATGGCGATGCGGGAGTTTGCGCGGGCTGGTGTGATGGTTGGCTTTTGTGGAACGGACGGCACGCCGCTCTATTCCGCAAATGAAGTCGATATTGATGCCTCCTGGCTATGCCCGCAAAGCGAATATCGACCGACGGGATATTTGCAAAACTGGGTCTCATTTTGGTTTAACGAAGATATGCGTTTACAGGCGGCTAAGCATTTTCAGTTTATTCGTTTAGAGCAGATCGAAAAACAATGGTTAGGGTTGCGAATGCAGCGTGAAACCTCTTTTCAGCCGGATCCCGGGACGCTGAGAAATATCCTTGAACGCGCTCGACAGGGTATGGAAAACGCTAACGACCACACCACATTGATGCTCCAGGAAGCACAGCTCACGAAATCGCTCTACAGGCTGGCCAGTCAAACCGTAGGTTACGGCAGCTTTACCCGGGCTAAACGGGGCGGCGGTGCAGATTCGGCAAATCGTTTTCTCGATCAAGGTAATTATCTGGCCTACGGATTGGCAGCGGTGGCGACCTGGGTCACTGGTATCCCTCATGGCCTCGCGGTCATGCATGGTAAAACCCGACGTGGGGGACTGGTCTTTGATATTGCCGATTTAATAAAGGATGCGCTGGTAATGCCGCAGGCCTTTATCGCCTCGATGGAAGGGGAAGACAATCAACTTTTTCGTCAGCGCTGTATTAGCATCTTTCAGCAAACAGATGCGCTGGACGTAATGATTTCCACCTTGCAGGACACCTCGCAGACACTGGCGGAAAACGCATCATGAATGTCCTGCTCATTTCCCGTTGTACAAAAAATGCCCGTGACGAAAGCTGTCGTCTCATCGACCAGTTTGCTGAACGAACAGGTGATGCGGCCTGGCAGACAACTATCACACTTGATGGCATTACCACCCTCAGAAAACTGCTGCGCAAGACGGCTCGTCGAAATACCGCGGTTGCCTGTCACTGGCTTAAGAAAAACGGGCAGACAGAGCTGCTGTGGATTGTCGGAAACCTCAGACGTTTCAATGCGCAGGGGCGCGTTCCTACCAACCGTACCACTCAGCATGTCCTGAAAAATGGGGCAGAACATCAGTGGAACAGTGCCGAAAGCATCGCATTGTTGGCTGCCATCGCCGGGCTGTTTCACGATTTTGGTAAAGCCGGGATGAGTTTTCAGCAGACGCTGCGGGGAGAGAGCAAACATTTCAGTCAGCCCTATCGCCACGAGTGGATTTCGGTTCGATTGTTTCAGGCGTTTGTCGGTGAACAAACGGATGCGCAGTGGCTGGCGTCGCTCGAACACCTTAAAGCCACAGATGAAAAGGGTATGCTGAAAGCGCTAACGATGGATACGCCCGAAAAGAGCAACAGCCCGTTGCGAGAATTACCGCCGCTGGCAAAGGTGATTGCATGGCTGATGCTGTCGCACCATCGTTTGCCGCAATCTCACTCTGCACGCCCTCAAATGTTGTATTGCGATGGCTGGCTTGAACGTCAGCTGAATGCAGACTGGAATTCGCTCAACCACATATCCACAGAAAAGCATCGCTGGACGGATCGCGACAGAAAAAATGTCTGGAAATTTCCGTATGGTACGCCTCTGAAGAGTCACACGTGGCGTGAGAAAGCGCGTCAAATTGGTAAACGTATTAGAAACATGCCTGCACTTCTTCATTATGGTGCAATGGATAATCTGTTCACCGTCCATCTTGCACGTTTGTCGCTGATGCTGGCAGACCATGTTTACTCATCTCAATCCGCGTTTGTGGGATGGCAGGATGAAGCCGTCCAGACATGGGCCAACAGCGATCATCGGACGCATCTACTCAACCAAAAACTTGATGAACACAATGTTGGCGTGGCGCACCTTGCATTGCTGATGGGACGCTCGTTCCCCACGTTACGCCGTACGCTGCCTGCTATTGCCCGGCATAAAGCCTTTCGGGAACGGGTGAAAAATCCCCGTTTCCACTGGCAGAACCAGGCGTGGGATGTTGCCGTGTCCCTGCGGGAAAAAAGCACTGAACGGGGTTTTTTCGGCATTAATATGGCGTCAACCGGGTGCGGTAAAACCTTTGCCAACGCCAGGATCATGTACGGCCTGGCTGACGAGCAGGAAGGATGCCGGTTTAGCGTGGCGCTGGGATTACGGACGCTGACGCTACAGACTGGGCAGGCTTTGCAATCTCGATTGGGGCTGGATGATGACTCGCTGGCTGTGGTGACCGGTGCGGCGGCGGTGAAGGAGTTGTACCAGGATAATGATGAAGAAGATACCGGCAGCGCCAGCGGCGAAGCATTTTTTGCCAGCCATCATTACGTCCATTACGAAGGTGCCACCGGGAGCGGCATTGCCCAGCAATGGCTGGCGAAAGAACCGACTCTTAACAGACTGGTTAGCGCGCCAGTTCTGGTTACGACCGTAGATCACCTGATGCCAGCCACCGAAGGTATACGCGGTGGTCGGCAGATCCCCGCCATGCTGCGTTTACTCACCAGTGATCTGGTGCTTGATGAGCCAGATGATTTTGACATTGATGATTTGCCTGCCCTGTGCCGACTGGTGAACTGGGCGGGTATGCTCGGCTCCCGTGTACTTCTCTCTTCTGCGACATTACCGCCAGCATTAACAGAAGCGCTGTTTGAAGCCTATTGGGAAGGTCGAAAAGTCTGGCAGGCTGAATGCGGTCACTCTGACAGGCCACTAAGCATCTGTTGCGCCTGGTTTGATGAGTATGGCGCGCAGTCGGAAGATGTGGCTGACGAAAATCATTTTCGTGAGGCGCACGGCAGATTTGCGAGCCAGCGCGTTAAGCGCCTGCCAGACCAGCCACGGCTCCGATTGGGGAAACTGGCGGCTGTTGAGCCGCAGTCAACCAGCATTGCAGGCGTAATTTCAGCAGTGGCAGAAACCCTGCACCAGCAAATGATTGAACTCCATCGCCAGCACCACTCTGCGCATCCCAACGG encodes:
- the cas3f gene encoding type I-F CRISPR-associated helicase Cas3f, whose protein sequence is MNVLLISRCTKNARDESCRLIDQFAERTGDAAWQTTITLDGITTLRKLLRKTARRNTAVACHWLKKNGQTELLWIVGNLRRFNAQGRVPTNRTTQHVLKNGAEHQWNSAESIALLAAIAGLFHDFGKAGMSFQQTLRGESKHFSQPYRHEWISVRLFQAFVGEQTDAQWLASLEHLKATDEKGMLKALTMDTPEKSNSPLRELPPLAKVIAWLMLSHHRLPQSHSARPQMLYCDGWLERQLNADWNSLNHISTEKHRWTDRDRKNVWKFPYGTPLKSHTWREKARQIGKRIRNMPALLHYGAMDNLFTVHLARLSLMLADHVYSSQSAFVGWQDEAVQTWANSDHRTHLLNQKLDEHNVGVAHLALLMGRSFPTLRRTLPAIARHKAFRERVKNPRFHWQNQAWDVAVSLREKSTERGFFGINMASTGCGKTFANARIMYGLADEQEGCRFSVALGLRTLTLQTGQALQSRLGLDDDSLAVVTGAAAVKELYQDNDEEDTGSASGEAFFASHHYVHYEGATGSGIAQQWLAKEPTLNRLVSAPVLVTTVDHLMPATEGIRGGRQIPAMLRLLTSDLVLDEPDDFDIDDLPALCRLVNWAGMLGSRVLLSSATLPPALTEALFEAYWEGRKVWQAECGHSDRPLSICCAWFDEYGAQSEDVADENHFREAHGRFASQRVKRLPDQPRLRLGKLAAVEPQSTSIAGVISAVAETLHQQMIELHRQHHSAHPNGKTVSFGLIRMANINPLVAVAQALMALPSPENYRIHYCIYHSQHPLAVRAAIEKRLDRAFTRHEPEQVWQLPEVQQALASSEQHHLFVVLGTSVLEVGRDFDADWGIVEPSSMRSLIQFAGRIQRHRQQVPERENLVILAQNIRALRGETVAYCRPGFETERYMLPGHDLHDLLSEEGYRALNAIPRIVEGVAGNALAALEHTRLRAALLEDGDKSEAIAASWWRLPLTWNGELQQRTPFRRTSPQTSFFLSMEEDDDIPEFCLMQENGGLKPAGGFSLQTLSTAEGVDAWIAVDYAEVLQALAETKHMELTAVSRRYGEITLRVGRGDETEQWLYHPVLGVFRAP
- the cas1f gene encoding type I-F CRISPR-associated endonuclease Cas1f, with protein sequence MAVNSITPTDLKTILHSKRANIYYLEKCRIQVNGGRVEYVTQEGKESFYWNIPIANTTAVMLGMGTSVTQMAMREFARAGVMVGFCGTDGTPLYSANEVDIDASWLCPQSEYRPTGYLQNWVSFWFNEDMRLQAAKHFQFIRLEQIEKQWLGLRMQRETSFQPDPGTLRNILERARQGMENANDHTTLMLQEAQLTKSLYRLASQTVGYGSFTRAKRGGGADSANRFLDQGNYLAYGLAAVATWVTGIPHGLAVMHGKTRRGGLVFDIADLIKDALVMPQAFIASMEGEDNQLFRQRCISIFQQTDALDVMISTLQDTSQTLAENAS
- the clpA gene encoding ATP-dependent Clp protease ATP-binding subunit ClpA, which produces MLNQELELSLNMAFARAREHRHEFMTVEHLLLALLSNPSAREALEACSVDLVALRQELEAFIEQTTPVLPASEEERDTQPTLSFQRVLQRAVFHVQSSGRSEVTGANVLVAIFSEQESQAAYLLRKHEVSRLDVVNFISHGTRKDEPNQASDSSNQVNNNEEQAGGEDRMENFTTNLNQLARVGGIDPLIGRDKELERAIQVLCRRRKNNPLLVGESGVGKTAIAEGLAWRIVQGDVPEVIADCTIYSLDIGSLLAGTKYRGDFEKRFKALLKQLEQDTNSILFIDEIHTIIGAGAASGGQVDAANLIKPLLSSGKIRVIGSTTYQEFSNIFEKDRALARRFQKIDVTEPSVEETVQIINGLKPKYEAHHDVRYTAKAVRAAVELAVKYINDRHLPDKAIDVIDEAGARARLMPASKRKKTVNVADIESVVARIARIPEKSVSQSDRDTLRTLGNRLKMLVFGQDKAIEALTEAIKMARAGLGHEHKPVGSFLFAGPTGVGKTEVTVQLSKALGIELLRFDMSEYMERHTVSRLIGAPPGYVGFDQGGLLTDAVIKHPHAVLLLDEIEKAHPDVFNILLQVMDNGTLTDNNGRKADFRNVVLVMTTNAGVRETERKSIGLIHQDNSTDAMEEIKKVFTPEFRNRLDNIIWFDHLSTEVIHQVVDKFIVELQVQLDQKGVSLEVSQEARNWLAEKGYDRAMGARPMARVIQDNLKKPLANELLFGSLVDGGQVTVALDQAKSELTYDFQSAAKHKPEAAH